The Raphanus sativus cultivar WK10039 chromosome 6, ASM80110v3, whole genome shotgun sequence sequence TACCCCTGCTGTGGAGGGTAGCCTTGCGGCGGATACCCCTGCTGTGGAGGATATCCTTGCGGTGGATAAGCATCTTTTGAATATCCCTCCGGCGGATAGCCTGATTCAGATCATCAAAAGCTAAGCACGGATCGGAGATGATCAGATTTAAAGAAATATAACGATGCAATAGGCAAGAGAATAACCTTGAGGAGGAGGAACACCGACAGGAGGTTGACTCATTGTTAGGTTTCTTCTGATAACCTGTAGAAACGTGTACGTCAAGAAACAATTTAGAcgaaaggaggaggaggagatgaagCACAGTGCACACCCCCTGGATCCACAAAAGTGAGAGTAGTTATAGGAGGCGTTAGAGAAAGTGAAGGAGATGGAAACGAGGAGGAGAGTGTTTTAAGTAACACGCGTTTTTATCTCTATCGTTAATAATAATACCAATGTGAGTTGTAACCAACAACCTATAGTTATATGTTGAGTATTACAACAACTTTCACGAGGTTTCTGCCCTTTCCAGATATTATCTCTGtttgttttaaacaaaaaaacaaaaaacagaaaaacaataATACTACTATTTTCGTTGGTTGTTTCTTCCAGAAAATTAAATGTACataattttgaccaaaaaataatatttaaatgtgcataataaacaaaaataacagCCTGCATTATGGGTAACGTTTGCATCTTTATTTATTCTTTCAGTGTACAGTGTTCTTGATGTTTACAATTACGTTTTAGCTACTTTTTTTGTTCCCAGAACAGATGTTGTATCCAGACTAGTACTGGTTGGTGGGTAAGAAAAGGATGTTGAATACATTATACATGATGGTGTTAGTGTTACCAACACTGTACTAAAATAATAATGCCCTACTGTATTCATACCTAAGCACGATTCTAACCCAGCATGTCCTAAGTGCACAGAACGTCCGGTGCCTCCATGTTGAAGTGCATCATCTTGATTCTCATCAACATAAAAGCAGAATCTAAATGGACAAACAAAATTCACTAGACATAAGTGGAAGAAGTTGCCTTTTTTGACACTGTGTCCAAGTTTATTATCGCCTTATCTCATTTGAATCTTTTCGACGTAAATGTCCCATCATCATCCAATTCAAActagattaagaaaaaaaaaactcatcttCAGACAGCACTCAATCTTCCAGGTCGGTTCTGAGATCCCCACAAACCAGAAGAACATGTACCGAAGTTATAAACCGGAATCAGTAAAAGTTACCCaaagtttgattcttttttatTGGAGTGGTGTCATTGCGCCGCTCATTAATTAGCACtcgttgtgttttttttttgttgttgaatCAGCAAGTACTCAAGTTGTATAGTAAAGAGCTACCCGACATGAACTACGCTTCAGACACTCGGAAGCATTCTGCTTTCCTTGAGAAATGCGTCTCTAAAGGGTTGGTTATATTCTCCACTTAACACTCTCTCTTATTTAGAGTCTTTCAACCATTCCTTAGATTTTGAGAGCTATGAATTAGACAATTTAGTAaggattttaattaaaaaaaatctggtttttttttataacaatttaGTAGCCATTAGACAAGTATAGAACAATGTTTCATTTGCCTATGTCTATGACCGGTCCTGCTTTTAACTGCTCGTTTATATTGTGCTTTCTTGCAGCAAGTATTGTTCATTGGTTCTGAAGTCGACACTCAACGGTGTTTCAGATGAGGTGAATAAGCTTTTGTTATATGCTTCTGGCCTTTGATAAAAAGCAGCCTAGGACTTGATGAATCTTTGATATCCATGTACATGAAAGCTATATTCTTTTATCTAATACAAGAGCTGAAATCTATCTAACTACACTGTCAAAGAATGACAGAATATGCACTTAGTTTGTCTGCAAttgtataaatttaattttttttattggtatGTGATTTTTGGTAGGTCTTAGCTGCAATCACCTATCAAATAGTCCCTGCTGATACACAGTATGCTGAGATACCTCTTGCTGCTGTTACATTCACACACCAGAAAAAGGTTCGTCCTGCTCTTACTCATTTAGATAGTAACAGCTTTTATTGTTAAATGTCTGTAACCTCCGTGTCTGTAAACACTTCAAGTGTTTAGCTTTTTCTTTGCAACTGGTTTTACTCAAGATAGCGTGCTTGCTTGCTAGAACCTAATTGGGGCTTCTACAAATACATTTTCAGGGTTTTGGTAAACTCATCTATGAGGAATTAATGAAGAGGCTTCATAATGTTGGCATTCGGACTATATACTGTTGGGCAGACAAAGAATCTGAGGTCTTCTGGGTTAAACAGGTGACTACGTTTAATGTTCTCGGAGCTTTCTCTTTATTGGATTCAAACTAAGATATATTTCTGAACTACTTTACCTGTGGGCTTTCTGTAACTTTTTATGTACTTTTTCAGGGATTTATAGCATTGGCAGAGGTAGACCAGAAGGGAAAAGCAAAGAGGCTACACATTAAGCCTAACATTCGAAAAGCCCTGTGTTTCCCCGGGGGTTCCACTCTTATGCTTTCTCATCTGAAAAAGGAATCTCCTGTCAATCCTGCAAATCTTGTGGCCGGAGAATCAGTTAAACTTGGAGAGAGCTTTGGTGAAAGCGTTTATGTTGACTGTAAGTTCTCTTTAATGTTCATATCACAAAGCATTTTTTCACTTAttggagaatttttttttttcatttttgttacaATGTTACATACACAGGTCTCTCTACCATCAGAAGTCCAACGGACTCAACCACCACAGGAAAGAAACACGAGAAAGTTATCTCTGACCAAGCTGCCACAGCTGACAGTGAGTCCACACCTGGCTTGAAGAGATCTTGGGAGGAAGCTTCactgtcttctctacaatccaAAAGGATCAGGGTAAAACGCAATAATGATGACTCTAACGTAGCTAAAGAGGATCTTGCTATAACCTCCAAGCAATCGAAATCAACCAAGAATCCTCTGCCCACAATCTGCAAAAGAAACAATGTTGATAGCTACAGAATCTTGTTGATGGACATTGGAGACGAAAACAAGCGAGATTGGTTAACAGAGGTATTTGGATAAATGCATTTCACTtagatgtgtttttttttctattcaccTTATGTTGTCTTCTGGTTTTCTTATTACAAGATAATA is a genomic window containing:
- the LOC108811718 gene encoding uncharacterized protein LOC108811718 → MYRSYKPESQVLKLYSKELPDMNYASDTRKHSAFLEKCVSKGKYCSLVLKSTLNGVSDEVLAAITYQIVPADTQYAEIPLAAVTFTHQKKGFGKLIYEELMKRLHNVGIRTIYCWADKESEVFWVKQGFIALAEVDQKGKAKRLHIKPNIRKALCFPGGSTLMLSHLKKESPVNPANLVAGESVKLGESFGESVYVDCLSTIRSPTDSTTTGKKHEKVISDQAATADSESTPGLKRSWEEASLSSLQSKRIRVKRNNDDSNVAKEDLAITSKQSKSTKNPLPTICKRNNVDSYRILLMDIGDENKRDWLTEIIRKLGGDVTLDGNMSTHIVTGKVRKTLNLCTALCSGAWIVSPSWLKESFRQGRFANEASHILHDDDYQLKYETDLKSTVLRAKARPNSLLKGYDVCVGPHVKLPVDTSSAIIKSAGGNVIRGLDEVNEASKTIYIGCEEDTAEALCAAKKRVWTFSSEWLMNCVLKQQLELQVTQFVESL